In a single window of the Massilia oculi genome:
- the recD gene encoding exodeoxyribonuclease V subunit alpha has product MGKTEPDRRIEPDAAALWHEIGNLTEAGELRRLSSAFARFIAQLGEAPPPLVLAAAILSELEGHGHSCVQLSDLATGAASLLGWSEEQWAQLATAAAPLPKGVAGWRKLLASCGQVWVREEFDYDQPLVLDGERLYLRRYWRDETQVARAVRERAEATHPVESSLVRAWLDKLFVAAPGAAQPDWQKLACAVALRGSVAIITGGPGTGKTYTVARLLALLFATAPDADRQRVALAAPTGKAAARLKQSIDKALGELADRVGAELPLRKLTERMGAARTLHSLLGARPDTRAFAHHRGNPLDVDVLIVDEASMVHLEMMASLLDALPPGATLILLGDKDQLSSVEAGAVLGDLCHDAQAGNYDKDTIGYVKAASGEAIPEEYAGEGGPLAQQTVMLRHSRRFGGPIGQLALAVNAGDMARAGEVLRSSLDGVRWIEHAQPSQLLQLAYAGYAPYLELLKGGAAGDQDWVRQVLQAFETFRILCAVRDGEWGVAGLNEAIEKRLEAGGLLRRSAEWYVGRPVMVTRNDYSTGVYNGDIGVTLADPTRPGAQRVYFLEGDQVRSVLATRLRNVETAFAMTVHKSQGSEFRHTVLALPRESNAILTRELVYTGITRASREFTLVTPSGDVLRQAIASRTHRTSGLRELVA; this is encoded by the coding sequence ATGGGCAAGACTGAACCCGATCGCAGGATTGAACCCGATGCTGCGGCCCTGTGGCATGAAATCGGCAACCTGACCGAGGCGGGCGAGCTGCGCCGCCTGTCGAGCGCCTTCGCGCGCTTCATCGCGCAGCTGGGGGAGGCGCCGCCACCGCTGGTGCTGGCCGCGGCCATCCTGTCCGAGCTCGAAGGCCACGGCCACAGCTGCGTCCAGCTGTCCGACCTGGCGACGGGCGCCGCGTCCCTGCTGGGCTGGAGCGAGGAGCAATGGGCGCAGCTGGCAACGGCCGCGGCGCCGCTGCCCAAGGGCGTGGCGGGCTGGCGCAAGCTGCTGGCCAGCTGCGGGCAGGTGTGGGTGCGCGAGGAGTTCGACTACGATCAGCCGCTGGTGCTGGACGGCGAGCGCCTCTACCTGCGCCGCTACTGGCGCGACGAGACCCAGGTCGCGCGCGCCGTGCGCGAACGCGCCGAGGCGACCCACCCGGTGGAGTCAAGCCTGGTGCGCGCCTGGCTCGACAAGCTGTTCGTGGCGGCGCCGGGCGCCGCGCAGCCCGACTGGCAAAAGCTGGCCTGCGCCGTGGCCCTGCGCGGTTCGGTCGCGATCATCACGGGCGGGCCCGGCACCGGCAAGACCTATACGGTGGCGCGTCTGCTGGCCTTGCTGTTCGCGACCGCGCCGGATGCCGACCGCCAGCGCGTGGCCCTGGCCGCGCCGACCGGCAAGGCGGCCGCGCGCCTGAAGCAATCGATCGACAAGGCGCTGGGGGAGCTGGCCGACCGCGTCGGCGCCGAGCTGCCGCTGCGCAAGCTGACCGAGCGCATGGGCGCCGCGCGCACCCTGCACAGCCTGCTCGGGGCGCGGCCCGACACCCGCGCCTTTGCCCACCACCGCGGCAATCCGCTCGACGTCGACGTATTGATCGTCGACGAAGCCTCGATGGTGCACCTCGAGATGATGGCCAGCCTGCTCGACGCGCTGCCGCCAGGGGCCACGCTGATCCTGCTGGGCGACAAGGACCAGCTGTCCTCGGTGGAGGCGGGCGCCGTGCTGGGCGACCTGTGCCACGATGCGCAGGCCGGCAACTACGATAAGGACACCATCGGCTATGTGAAGGCGGCCAGCGGCGAGGCGATTCCCGAGGAGTACGCCGGCGAGGGCGGGCCGCTGGCCCAGCAGACCGTCATGCTGCGCCACAGCCGCCGCTTCGGCGGTCCGATCGGCCAGCTGGCGCTGGCGGTCAATGCCGGAGACATGGCGCGCGCCGGGGAGGTCTTGCGATCCAGCCTCGATGGCGTGCGCTGGATCGAGCATGCGCAGCCATCCCAGCTGCTGCAGCTGGCCTACGCCGGCTACGCCCCTTATCTCGAACTGCTCAAGGGTGGCGCGGCGGGCGACCAGGACTGGGTGCGCCAGGTGCTGCAGGCCTTCGAGACCTTCCGCATCCTGTGCGCGGTGCGCGATGGCGAGTGGGGCGTGGCGGGCCTGAACGAGGCGATCGAGAAGCGCCTGGAAGCGGGCGGCCTGCTGCGCCGCAGCGCAGAATGGTATGTGGGCAGGCCGGTGATGGTAACCCGCAACGACTATTCGACGGGCGTGTACAACGGCGACATCGGCGTGACCCTGGCCGACCCGACGCGCCCGGGCGCGCAGCGGGTCTACTTCCTGGAGGGGGACCAGGTGCGCAGCGTGCTGGCCACGCGCCTGCGCAATGTGGAGACGGCGTTCGCGATGACGGTGCATAAATCGCAGGGCTCGGAATTCCGCCATACGGTGCTGGCGCTGCCGCGCGAGAGCAATGCCATCCTGACGCGCGAGCTGGTCTACACCGGCATCACGCGCGCCAGCCGCGAATTCACGCTGGTGACCCCGAGCGGCGACGTGCTGCGCCAGGCGATCGCCAGCCGCACCCACCGCACCAGCGGCTTGCGCGAGCTGGTGGCGTAG
- a CDS encoding serine hydrolase: MIKKLFATVLMTFSAAAFAVPFGSQSVLVVEDDTGKVLLEKNADTVMPIASLTKLMTAMVVLDAKLDMDEIIEIDSADVDRLKYSTSRVAVGAKLTRRDALHLALMSSDNRAAASLARTFPGGNDGFKAAVRKKTRQLGMTHTVIEEPTGLSPHNRSNAGDLVKMAKASTEYPEIVRMTTETKDVFDIKGRDVNFSNTNRLVGAKGWDVGLSKTGFTNEAGRCLIMNITAAGKKATLVLLNAGASSARIMDALNIRRFITGDEPVSRVARAAGGPRIKASAGSSKAKIRAKSKGAKAKATKKRTSAKVKATRKRRG, from the coding sequence ATGATCAAGAAACTGTTCGCAACGGTCCTGATGACCTTTTCGGCTGCGGCATTCGCCGTGCCGTTCGGCTCGCAATCGGTGCTCGTGGTGGAAGACGATACCGGCAAGGTCTTGCTTGAGAAAAACGCCGATACCGTGATGCCGATCGCGTCGCTCACCAAGCTGATGACGGCGATGGTCGTCCTCGATGCCAAGCTCGACATGGATGAGATCATCGAGATCGACAGCGCGGACGTCGACCGCCTCAAGTACAGCACCTCGCGCGTGGCTGTCGGCGCCAAGCTGACGCGTCGCGATGCGCTTCACCTCGCCTTGATGTCTTCGGACAATCGCGCCGCCGCCTCCCTGGCGCGCACCTTCCCTGGTGGCAATGACGGCTTCAAGGCCGCCGTGCGCAAGAAGACCCGGCAGCTGGGCATGACCCACACCGTGATCGAAGAGCCCACCGGACTGTCGCCGCACAACCGCTCCAATGCCGGCGACCTGGTCAAGATGGCCAAGGCCTCGACCGAGTATCCCGAAATCGTGCGCATGACGACCGAGACCAAGGACGTCTTCGACATCAAGGGCCGCGACGTCAACTTCAGCAACACCAATCGCCTGGTCGGCGCCAAGGGCTGGGACGTGGGACTGTCCAAGACCGGCTTCACCAACGAAGCCGGCCGCTGCCTGATCATGAACATCACCGCCGCCGGCAAGAAGGCGACCCTGGTGCTGCTCAACGCCGGCGCCTCGTCGGCCCGCATCATGGATGCGCTGAACATCCGCCGCTTCATCACGGGCGACGAGCCGGTGAGCCGGGTGGCGCGCGCTGCGGGCGGCCCGCGCATCAAGGCCAGCGCCGGCAGCTCCAAGGCGAAGATCCGCGCCAAGTCGAAGGGCGCGAAGGCCAAGGCGACCAAGAAGCGCACTTCGGCCAAGGTCAAGGCGACGCGCAAGCGCCGGGGCTGA
- a CDS encoding sulfate ABC transporter substrate-binding protein → MRNTTPNTLRRSILALTLALGGALPLHASAANVELLNVSYDVARELYKEVNPAFIASYKQQTGQTVTIKQSHGGSSKQARAVADGLAASVVTMNQANDIDMLADRGLVTKDWAKKFPNNAAPYYSTMVFLVRKGNPKQVRDWQDLARPGVAVVIPNPKTAGNGRYTYLAAWGSVIKKGGNEAQARDLVGKIFKNVPILDGGGRAATTTFTQRQIGDVLVTFENEVSMVRQEFGNDFEVVYPSTSILAESPVAVVDKVVDRLKTRQSATAYLNFLYSPAGQEIGARHFMRVRSEAVMKKYAANYKPISLFTVDEVFGGWSAAQKRHFNDGGEFDKIYQAK, encoded by the coding sequence ATGCGCAACACCACTCCGAATACGCTGCGCCGCTCGATCCTGGCACTGACCCTCGCGCTGGGCGGGGCACTGCCCCTGCACGCCAGTGCGGCCAACGTCGAACTGCTGAACGTGTCCTACGACGTTGCGCGCGAGCTGTACAAGGAAGTCAATCCGGCCTTCATCGCCTCGTACAAGCAGCAGACCGGCCAGACCGTCACCATCAAGCAATCGCACGGCGGCTCGAGCAAGCAGGCGCGCGCCGTGGCCGATGGCCTGGCGGCGTCGGTCGTGACCATGAACCAGGCCAACGACATCGACATGCTGGCCGATCGTGGCTTGGTGACAAAAGACTGGGCCAAGAAGTTTCCGAACAATGCGGCGCCGTATTACTCGACCATGGTGTTCCTGGTACGCAAGGGCAATCCGAAGCAGGTGCGCGACTGGCAAGACCTGGCGCGTCCGGGCGTTGCCGTCGTCATCCCGAACCCCAAGACCGCCGGCAACGGCCGCTATACCTACCTGGCGGCCTGGGGCTCGGTGATCAAGAAAGGCGGCAACGAAGCGCAGGCGCGCGACCTGGTCGGCAAGATCTTCAAGAACGTGCCGATCCTGGACGGTGGCGGCCGCGCCGCGACCACCACCTTCACCCAGCGCCAGATCGGCGACGTGCTGGTGACGTTCGAGAACGAAGTGAGCATGGTGCGCCAGGAATTCGGCAACGATTTCGAAGTCGTCTACCCAAGCACGTCGATCCTGGCCGAATCGCCGGTCGCCGTGGTCGACAAGGTGGTCGATCGCCTCAAGACCCGCCAGAGCGCCACCGCCTACCTGAACTTCCTGTACTCGCCGGCGGGCCAGGAGATCGGCGCCAGGCATTTCATGCGCGTGCGCTCGGAAGCGGTCATGAAGAAGTATGCGGCCAACTACAAGCCGATCAGCCTGTTCACCGTGGACGAGGTCTTCGGCGGCTGGAGCGCGGCCCAGAAGCGTCACTTCAACGATGGCGGCGAATTCGACAAGATCTACCAGGCCAAATAA
- a CDS encoding GNAT family N-acetyltransferase: MSTRIEIRRAVPDDATAACNLLRRSIEEGCRADHQDQPGVLGAWLGNKTPANVVTWFSSPTNYAVVAESEGELVGLTLLTQAGKVALCYVLPDALRCGVGRALLDAVEQQARAWNISKLHLHSPAGASIFFERHGYMNAGKEKACFGLECDLLWKRLDGACDPAARKRFCNCGE; this comes from the coding sequence ATGTCCACGCGTATTGAAATCCGCAGGGCTGTCCCTGACGATGCAACGGCTGCCTGCAATCTGCTGCGCCGTTCGATCGAAGAGGGCTGCCGCGCCGACCACCAGGACCAGCCCGGCGTGCTCGGCGCCTGGCTCGGCAACAAGACGCCGGCCAATGTCGTCACCTGGTTTTCCTCGCCCACCAATTATGCGGTGGTCGCCGAGAGCGAAGGCGAGCTGGTCGGCCTGACCCTGTTGACGCAGGCCGGCAAGGTGGCGCTGTGCTACGTGCTGCCGGACGCCTTGCGCTGCGGCGTCGGCCGCGCGCTGCTGGATGCGGTGGAACAGCAGGCGCGCGCCTGGAACATCAGCAAGTTGCATTTGCACAGCCCGGCTGGCGCCAGCATCTTCTTCGAGCGCCATGGCTATATGAATGCCGGGAAAGAAAAAGCCTGCTTCGGCCTCGAATGCGACCTGCTCTGGAAGCGCCTGGATGGCGCCTGCGATCCGGCGGCGCGCAAGCGCTTCTGCAACTGCGGCGAGTAA
- a CDS encoding YcbK family protein, translated as MASRRDFLHHSARLAALGALGAPLAAAATDLQPPPDLFDSQALDLDFWVKPRTLSVTRPASGERASVLYWKDGEVIDSAYEQLCHLLRDVNGKATAKIDPKLLEMLWSTQAFIARYGLLQPLEILSGYRSPASNARLREAGIPAARQSLHMVGKAADIRIAGLNEEVLGGLIKSFRGGGVGYYYRSGPRGGWIHADTGLERTWKG; from the coding sequence ATGGCTTCACGCAGAGATTTTCTTCACCATAGTGCCCGCCTGGCCGCACTGGGCGCACTCGGCGCGCCGCTGGCCGCTGCCGCCACCGACCTCCAACCGCCTCCCGACCTGTTCGACTCGCAAGCGCTGGACCTCGATTTCTGGGTCAAGCCGCGCACCCTGTCCGTGACCCGTCCGGCCAGCGGCGAACGCGCCAGCGTGCTGTACTGGAAGGATGGCGAAGTGATCGACTCCGCCTACGAGCAGCTGTGCCACCTGCTGCGCGACGTGAACGGCAAGGCCACCGCCAAAATCGATCCCAAGCTGCTCGAGATGCTGTGGAGCACCCAGGCCTTCATCGCCCGCTACGGCCTGCTGCAGCCGCTCGAGATCCTGTCCGGCTACCGTTCGCCGGCATCGAACGCGCGCCTGCGCGAAGCGGGCATCCCGGCCGCGCGCCAGTCGCTGCACATGGTGGGCAAGGCGGCCGACATCCGCATCGCCGGCCTGAACGAGGAAGTGCTCGGCGGCCTGATCAAGAGCTTCCGCGGCGGCGGGGTCGGCTACTACTACCGCTCCGGCCCGCGCGGCGGCTGGATCCATGCGGATACCGGTCTCGAACGCACCTGGAAGGGTTGA
- a CDS encoding DUF378 domain-containing protein has product MATINAPTMDRRSIPDRRVTVHARERSAMSAVDYIAMALLIIGGLNWAMVGLFDVDMVATLFGPESALTRIVYVVVGLAALYSIYTTAKMASSKRH; this is encoded by the coding sequence ATGGCAACAATCAACGCACCAACCATGGACCGCCGGTCCATTCCCGACCGCCGGGTCACCGTCCATGCGCGCGAGCGCTCGGCCATGTCCGCCGTCGACTACATCGCGATGGCGCTCCTGATCATCGGTGGCCTCAACTGGGCCATGGTCGGCCTGTTCGACGTCGACATGGTCGCCACGCTGTTCGGTCCCGAGTCCGCGCTGACCCGCATCGTCTACGTGGTGGTGGGCCTGGCCGCGCTGTACTCGATCTATACCACGGCCAAGATGGCCAGCAGCAAGCGGCATTAA
- a CDS encoding metallophosphoesterase family protein: MTTRSVRIGLISDTHGLLRPQALEFLRGSDHILHAGDIVGADILDQLAGLAPLTAVRGNNDHGDWAQALPESVTLVLGGVTIHLLHDLKELAVDPAAQGVRVVVTGHSHKPACEERGGVLYVNPGAAGRRRFTLPVSVGELLVDDGRVEVRLVTLDVP; encoded by the coding sequence TTGACGACCCGATCCGTGCGCATTGGCCTGATCTCCGACACGCACGGGCTGCTGCGGCCGCAGGCGCTCGAATTCCTGCGTGGCAGCGATCACATCCTGCACGCCGGCGACATCGTCGGCGCGGACATCCTCGACCAGCTCGCCGGGCTGGCGCCATTGACCGCCGTCCGCGGCAACAATGACCACGGCGACTGGGCGCAAGCCTTGCCCGAGAGCGTCACCCTGGTACTGGGAGGCGTCACCATCCACCTGCTCCACGACCTCAAGGAACTCGCCGTCGATCCGGCCGCGCAAGGCGTGCGCGTGGTCGTGACCGGCCATTCGCACAAGCCCGCCTGCGAAGAACGCGGCGGCGTGCTCTACGTCAACCCGGGCGCCGCCGGACGGCGCCGTTTCACCTTGCCGGTGTCGGTTGGCGAACTGCTGGTCGACGATGGACGGGTGGAGGTCCGGCTGGTCACGCTCGACGTACCGTAA
- a CDS encoding alpha/beta hydrolase — translation MKAILAACVFSLSALVAAAPAAPSPYVLANTEVRDVRATTLGRDYQVFIALPDSYATSKRAYPVVFVVDADYAFPVVRNIASRLNRHAGMEEAIVVGLSYAKGDGAVFSRRRDYTPTTPRKHAYRSDMQGRAPAFGEASAYGRYLTGEVFPFIARHYRADMKRKIFVGHSYGSLLGLQMMLEAPRSFEHYILGSPSLWFDAGIMFERERAYAARNKDLPASVFFGIGSLETLAPGKKRSRAEEDADMVADLREFDAALKGRGYRHLRTRLKVFADEDHASVLPMVVTHGLRAYLSTQKK, via the coding sequence GTGAAAGCAATCCTTGCCGCGTGCGTGTTTTCTCTTTCGGCGCTCGTGGCGGCGGCTCCCGCCGCCCCCTCACCCTACGTCCTGGCCAATACCGAAGTACGCGACGTCCGCGCCACCACCCTCGGGCGCGACTACCAGGTCTTCATCGCCCTGCCGGATTCCTATGCCACGAGCAAGCGCGCCTATCCGGTCGTATTCGTGGTCGATGCCGACTACGCCTTCCCGGTGGTGCGCAATATCGCGTCGCGCCTGAATCGGCATGCAGGCATGGAAGAAGCCATCGTCGTCGGCCTGTCGTATGCGAAGGGCGACGGCGCCGTCTTCAGCCGCCGCCGCGACTACACGCCGACGACCCCGCGCAAGCATGCCTATCGCTCCGACATGCAGGGCCGCGCGCCCGCCTTCGGCGAAGCGTCGGCCTATGGCCGCTACCTGACCGGCGAAGTCTTTCCCTTCATCGCCCGGCACTACCGCGCCGACATGAAGCGCAAGATCTTTGTCGGCCACTCCTACGGCAGCCTGCTCGGCCTGCAGATGATGCTCGAGGCGCCGCGCAGCTTCGAGCACTACATCCTCGGCAGTCCCTCGCTGTGGTTCGACGCCGGCATCATGTTCGAGCGCGAACGAGCCTATGCCGCGCGCAACAAGGACTTGCCGGCCAGCGTATTCTTCGGCATCGGCAGCCTGGAAACCCTGGCGCCCGGCAAGAAGCGCTCGCGTGCGGAAGAAGATGCCGACATGGTGGCCGACCTGCGCGAATTCGATGCGGCGCTCAAGGGCCGCGGCTACCGGCACCTGCGTACCCGCCTGAAGGTGTTCGCCGACGAAGACCATGCCAGCGTGTTGCCGATGGTCGTCACCCACGGCTTGCGGGCTTATTTGTCGACACAGAAGAAGTGA
- a CDS encoding SMP-30/gluconolactonase/LRE family protein, which translates to MTPSRPFRFAPLVRALLAASVVAALPAAAMPASCSGKPPSGELKAERIAAIKPSRSEPGLYEGPVWIRDALYFSDFSFSTGFPSRVRKFSPDGTVSTALEDAGSNGLAVDASGALIAATHKYKAMSRYDVATGQRAEVATRYQGQVFNSPNDIAIAADGTIYFTDPDYQKAAAPGGQPVTGIYRIAPDGVVTLVDGTRKNPNGIALSLNGDTLYVNASDGAVRAYPIRDGVPQAGHDVIRGIENGDGMTLDCHGNLYVTEHGPKRVRVFTPQGRKLATIRTDANVTNVAFGGADGKTLYITGAGAVWQVRLDVTGLPY; encoded by the coding sequence ATGACCCCATCCCGTCCATTCCGCTTCGCTCCCCTCGTTCGCGCCCTGCTCGCGGCCAGCGTGGTTGCCGCCCTGCCCGCTGCCGCCATGCCCGCCAGCTGCAGCGGCAAGCCGCCATCGGGTGAGCTCAAGGCAGAACGGATCGCCGCGATCAAGCCGTCGCGCAGCGAGCCGGGGCTGTACGAGGGACCGGTATGGATCAGGGATGCGCTGTACTTCTCGGACTTCAGCTTCAGCACAGGGTTCCCTTCGCGCGTGCGCAAGTTCTCGCCCGACGGCACGGTGAGCACGGCGCTCGAGGACGCGGGCAGCAACGGCCTGGCGGTCGACGCCAGCGGCGCGCTGATCGCCGCAACCCACAAGTACAAGGCCATGTCGCGCTATGACGTCGCGACCGGCCAGCGTGCGGAGGTCGCCACGCGCTATCAGGGACAGGTCTTCAATTCACCGAACGACATCGCGATCGCGGCCGACGGCACCATCTACTTCACCGACCCGGATTACCAGAAGGCCGCCGCTCCCGGCGGCCAGCCGGTGACCGGCATCTACCGCATCGCACCCGACGGCGTCGTGACGCTGGTGGACGGCACGCGCAAGAATCCGAACGGGATCGCGCTCTCGCTGAACGGCGACACCCTGTACGTGAACGCGAGCGACGGCGCGGTGCGCGCCTATCCGATCAGGGACGGCGTGCCGCAGGCGGGCCACGATGTCATCCGCGGCATCGAGAACGGCGACGGCATGACGCTCGACTGCCACGGCAACCTGTACGTGACCGAGCATGGACCGAAGCGCGTGCGCGTGTTCACGCCGCAGGGCCGAAAATTGGCGACCATCCGGACCGACGCCAACGTCACCAACGTGGCCTTCGGCGGCGCCGACGGCAAGACCCTGTACATCACGGGCGCCGGCGCCGTGTGGCAAGTGCGGCTCGACGTGACCGGTCTGCCCTACTGA
- a CDS encoding Gfo/Idh/MocA family protein, whose translation MIDLNRRGLVMAAGGVLAAGAVGMPAWANPERKLGYAVVGLGGYGLGRIIPQFKECRHSRLVALVSGDPAKAKKVAAEYGVPERGIYHYQNYDGIRDNPDIDIVYICLPVFMHAEYTIRAAQAGKHVMCEKPMAISVAECEQMIAACRKAGKKLMLGYRSRFEPHNVEAIRLARSGAIGKLRYFRSEHGFIARDPNAWRMKKAQSGGGSLMDIGIYALQAARYMTGEEPVAVFAKETTDRSDPRFREVEDMIDFQLEFPSGVIGSCMSMYSANRNQFVLMGDKGRIELEPATAYSGQRMWVGGERSEKTLVTPPAGPYANQWVGQLDHMAQCVKDNRETIVPGEEGLRDIRIIEAVYRSAREQKRIALRG comes from the coding sequence ATGATCGACCTGAATCGGCGCGGCCTGGTGATGGCTGCGGGTGGTGTGCTGGCGGCCGGCGCGGTGGGCATGCCGGCCTGGGCCAATCCCGAACGCAAGCTGGGCTATGCGGTCGTCGGCCTGGGCGGTTATGGACTGGGCCGCATCATCCCCCAGTTCAAGGAATGCCGGCACAGCCGCCTGGTGGCGCTGGTCAGCGGCGACCCGGCCAAGGCGAAGAAGGTGGCCGCTGAATATGGCGTGCCCGAACGCGGCATCTATCATTACCAGAACTACGACGGCATCCGTGACAATCCGGACATCGACATCGTCTACATCTGCCTGCCCGTCTTCATGCATGCCGAGTACACGATTCGCGCCGCCCAGGCCGGCAAGCACGTGATGTGCGAAAAACCGATGGCGATCAGCGTGGCGGAATGCGAGCAGATGATCGCCGCCTGCCGCAAGGCCGGCAAGAAGCTGATGCTGGGCTATCGCTCGCGCTTCGAGCCGCACAACGTCGAGGCGATCCGCCTGGCGCGCAGCGGGGCGATCGGCAAGCTGCGCTATTTCCGCTCCGAACACGGGTTCATCGCGCGCGATCCCAATGCCTGGCGCATGAAGAAGGCGCAATCGGGCGGCGGCTCGCTGATGGACATCGGTATCTACGCGCTGCAGGCGGCGCGCTACATGACCGGCGAGGAGCCGGTTGCCGTGTTCGCCAAGGAAACCACCGACCGCAGCGATCCGCGCTTCCGCGAGGTCGAAGACATGATTGACTTCCAGCTCGAATTCCCGTCCGGCGTCATCGGTTCATGCATGTCGATGTACAGCGCCAACCGCAACCAGTTCGTGCTGATGGGCGACAAGGGCCGGATCGAACTGGAACCCGCCACCGCCTACAGCGGCCAGCGCATGTGGGTCGGCGGCGAGCGCAGCGAGAAGACCCTGGTGACGCCGCCGGCGGGGCCGTATGCGAACCAGTGGGTCGGCCAGCTCGACCATATGGCGCAATGCGTGAAGGATAACCGCGAGACCATCGTGCCGGGCGAGGAAGGCTTGCGCGACATCCGCATCATCGAGGCTGTTTACCGCTCGGCGCGAGAACAGAAGCGCATCGCTCTGCGCGGCTAG
- a CDS encoding transporter substrate-binding domain-containing protein encodes MHGRGNGGSLACHRAAGRARRRPDGRDQGPRRLAHRRRRHVPPFNFKDPKTGHLTGYDVEVARLVAARMKLKPQFVFTEWSAVLPAVTSGKVDAAISQVIITPEREQSHDFSVPYTYSGFQLIVRKNERASYRSLADLKGRKLGVRQGSVFEQRARAVKGIEVRTYPAVPENLQDLAFGRIDASLDDSLMVSYLLKHSELPIKAGPRVGEPVRIGVAFRKGNPDFKAAIDKILNEARAEGTLRRLSFKWFGVDASSAPR; translated from the coding sequence GTGCATGGCCGCGGGAATGGCGGCAGCCTTGCTTGCCATCGTGCTGCCGGTCGCGCGCGGCGCCGACCTGATGGGCGAGACCAGGGCCCGCGGCGTCTTGCGCATCGCCGTCGAAGGCACGTACCCCCCTTCAATTTCAAGGATCCGAAGACCGGCCACCTGACCGGCTACGACGTCGAGGTGGCGCGCCTGGTTGCCGCTAGGATGAAGCTCAAGCCGCAGTTCGTGTTCACCGAATGGAGCGCCGTCCTGCCGGCCGTAACGTCAGGCAAGGTCGACGCCGCCATCAGCCAGGTGATCATCACGCCCGAGCGCGAGCAGTCCCACGACTTCTCGGTCCCCTATACCTATTCGGGCTTCCAGCTCATCGTGCGCAAGAACGAGCGCGCCAGTTACCGCAGCCTGGCCGACTTGAAGGGGCGCAAGCTGGGCGTGCGCCAGGGCAGCGTGTTCGAGCAGCGGGCGCGGGCGGTGAAGGGGATCGAGGTCAGGACTTACCCGGCCGTGCCCGAGAACCTGCAGGACCTCGCCTTCGGGCGCATCGACGCGTCGCTCGACGACAGCCTGATGGTGAGCTACCTGCTGAAGCATTCGGAATTGCCGATCAAGGCCGGACCACGGGTGGGCGAACCGGTGCGCATCGGCGTGGCTTTTCGCAAGGGTAATCCGGACTTCAAGGCCGCGATCGACAAGATACTGAACGAGGCGCGCGCCGAAGGCACCCTGCGCCGGCTGTCGTTCAAGTGGTTCGGCGTCGACGCCAGCAGCGCCCCGCGCTAG